The Nomascus leucogenys isolate Asia chromosome 23, Asia_NLE_v1, whole genome shotgun sequence genome includes a window with the following:
- the LOC100606450 gene encoding NKG2-D type II integral membrane protein, whose protein sequence is MGWTRGRRSRHSWEMSEFHNYNLDLAKSDFSTRWQKQSCPVIKSKCRGNASPFFFCCFIAVAMGIRFIIMVTIWSAVFLNSLFNQEVQIPMTGSYCGPCPKNWICYKNNCYQFFDESKNWYESQASCMSQNASLLKVYSKEDQDLLKLVKSYHWMGLVHIPTNGSWQWEDGSILSPNLLTIIEMQKGDCALYASSFKGYIENCSTPNTYICMQRTV, encoded by the exons ATGGGGTGGACTCGTGGTCGGAGGTCTCGACACAGCTGGG aGATGAGTGAATTTCATAATTATAACTTGGATCTAGCAAAGAGTGATTTTTCAACACGATGGCAAAAGCAAAGTTGTCCAGTAATCAAAAGCAAATGTAGAGGAAATG catctccattttttttctgctgcttcaTTGCTGTAGCTATGGGAATCCGTTTCATTATTATGGTAACAATATGGAGTGCCGTATTCCTAAATT CGTTATTCAACCAAGAAGTTCAAATTCCCATGACCG GAAGTTACTGTGGCCCATGTCCTAAAAACTGgatatgttataaaaataactGCTATCAATTTTTTGATGAGAGTAAAAACTGGTATGAGAGCCAGGCTTCTTGTATGTCTCAAAATGCCAGCCTTCTGAAAGTATACAGCAAAGAGGACCAG GATTTACTTAAACTGGTGAAGTCATATCACTGGATGGGACTAGTACACATTCCAACAAATGGATCTTGGCAGTGGGAAGATGGCTCCATTCTCTCACCCAACCT ACTAACAATAATTGAAATGCAGAAGGGAGACTGTGCACTCTATGCCTCGAGCTTTAAAGGCTATATAGAAAACTGTTCAACTCCAAATACATACATCTGCATGCAAAGGACTGTGTAA